The Aeromicrobium tamlense nucleotide sequence CGTCGAGGACGGCACCGCCGGCCCCGCCTCGACGTGGGCGCAGACCTGCCGGCCGGGCGACCCGATCGGCATCGTCGACGAGGGCATCGCGTTCAACCCCGGCCGCGGGACCGACCGCGTGCTGCTGCTGGCCGACGAGACCGGCGTGCCCGCGGTGGCGGGCGTCCTGTCCAGCCTGCCGGACTCCGCGACCGGCACCGCCATCCTCGAGGTGCCGACGCAGGAGGACCGGTTCGACCTGTCCCACCCGCCGGGCGTCGACGTGTGGTGGCTCAGCCGTCCCCCGGAGGCGCACGCAGGCGACATCGCCCTGCCGGCCCTGGTCACCGTCCCACCCGGCACCGACGTGCACGCGTTCCTCGTCGGCGAGCAGTCGATGGTGCAGGGGGCCCGCCGCCACCTCGTCGCCGCCGGCGTCCCCAAGGACCGGATCAGCTTCGTCGGCTACTGGCGCCGCGGCGCCGCCGGCCACTGACCGCGCCTCCGGCGCGCGAGATCTGTAGCGGTAACCACCGTTTCTCCGGCAGATCGGCCGAAAAAGGGTGGACAGCCCTACACATCTGGCCCGCCGGAGGCGGGACTCAAAGGCCGACGGACTCGTAGATCGTGTCGAGCTCGTCGAGGTAGGCGCCCTCGTCCTCGCCGGCGCGCTGGTAGGCCTCCATGGCCTGGGCCTGCACCTGCTCGGCGACCTGCTGGTAGCGCGCGTTCCACTTCTCGGCCTCGATCTGCCAGTAGCCGCAGGTGTAGAACGACGTCTGCGGCCAGCCGAGCTCGCGCCGCAGGTGCTTGCGGGTGGCGCGTCCGGCGCGGGCCTCGCCGGCCACCCAGACGTAGCGACCGGACGGGTCGGCGGGCAGGTCGCGTCCGCGGACGACGGCCTCGATCGCATCGGGGATGTCGTGGTCGTTCTCAACGACCTGCCACGTCACCGCGACGTCGGCGACGGACGGCAGCGGGACCTCGTCGGCGGCATCGGTGAGGACGACGTGCACGTCAGCGCGGACCTCGGGCTCGAGACCACGCAGGATGCGCGCGAGCGCGGGCACGCCGGTGAGGTCGCATACGAGCAGCTGGTCGGTGGCGTCCGCCGCGGGGCGGTAGAGGCCGTGCGGCTCGAGGATGCCGACACGGTCGCCAGGCTCGCACTTGCGGGCCCAGTCGGAGCCGACGCCGTGGTCGTGCAGAGCGACGTCGATGTCCACGCGCACGCGGCCGTCGACGATGCGGTGGTCGGAGATCGTGTAGACGCGGGGCACGAGCTCCTCGGCGCCCTCGGGGTACGTGATCGACCAGTCCTCACCGATCTCGGGCAGCACCACCGGTGCACCGGGACGCGGCGGCAGCAGTAGGCGGACGTACTCGTCCGGGATGCCCGTGGACTCCCACGCGTCGATGTCACCCAGGGTGATCGAGACGAGGTGGGGGGTCAGGACACGGCGACCGAGCACGGTCGCGACAAAGGTCTTCACGAGGATTCCTCCGATGTTTCGGCCGCGAGGCCGACGGCCCGGAACGACGGTCGGGCCCGTCCGGGGTGCTTCGTTAGGAGAGCCTAACAAACATTGTTGGATAGCCTCGAGCCGTGAGCTTGCACGTACGGACCATCGGACCCGATCAGCACCTGGCGTTCGTCGCCTCGCGCGGTTCCGCGAGTTTCCTGCAGACGCCCGCGTGGGCGGCGGTCAAGGGCGAATGGCGCGGGGAGTCGATCGGCTGGTTCCGGCGCGACGAGCTCGTCGGCGTCGGCCTCGTCCTCTACCGCCAGGTGCCGAAGCTGAAGCGCTACCTGGCCTACCTGCCCGAGGGTCCGGTCCTCGACTGGAGCGGCGACGTCGCCGAGGCGCTCGACGCGATGCGCACCCACCTCAAGGCGAACGGCGCGTTCGGCATTCGCATGGGTCCCGCGCTGGTGACCCGCCGCTGGGGCGCCGCCACGCTCAAGGCCGCGCTGGCCGACGACGTCCTCACCCGGCTCGGTGACGTCCCCGCCGACCACACCGACGACGCCGCGGTCGCGGTGGCCGACCAGCTGCGCTCGCTGGGCTGGAAGGAGCAGGCCGCCGAGGGCGGCTTCTCCGCAGGGCAGCCGAAGTACAACTTCCAGGTGCCGCTGGCCGGCCGCTCGGAGGACGACGTCCTCGCCGGCATGAACCAGCTGTGGCGCCGCAACATTCGCAAGGCCGCGAAGCAGGGCGTCGAGGTCACCACGGGTATCCGCGAGGACCTCGCCGAGTTCCACCGCGTGTACGTCGAGACCGCCGAGCGCGACCACTTCACGCCGCGGCCGCTGTCGTACTTCGAGACGATGTGGGACGCGATGACCGCCGAGGACCCGCAGCGGCTGCGGCTCTACCTCGCCCGCCACGAGGGCGACCTCGTCGCCGCCACCACGCTCGTGCAGGTGGGCACGCACGCCTGGTACTCCTACGGCGCGTCCACCACCGCGAAGCGCGAGGTCCGCGGCTCGAACGCGGTGCAGTGGCAGATGATGCGCGACTCGCTCGCGGGCGGCGCCGAGGTCTACGACCTGCGCGGCATCACCGACACGCTCGACACCGACGACTCCCACGTGGGCCTGCTGCAGTTCAAGGTCGGCACGGGCGGCGAGGCCGTGGAGTACCTCGGCGAGTGGGACCTGCCCATCAACAAGCCGCTGTACGCCGCCTTCACCGCCTACATGAAGCGCCGCGGCTGACCTCGTCCTGACGGCACGCGGGCTCGCCCGCGCCAGATCTGTAGCGGTAACCACCGTTTTTCGGCCGATCCGCCTGAGAAAAGGTGGATACCGCTACACATCTCGCCCGCCGGAGGCGGGACCTCGGGAGCGGTCCGGAATGATGGAGCCATGGCGTTCGACCTCGAGATCCGTGCCGCCGACTGGCGGGCCCACCTGGCCGCGACCCACGCCGCCCTGCCGGGGCTCGTGCCGGTCGTCAAGGGCAACGGCTACGGCCTCGGGCGCCAGCGACTCGCGCACGAGGCCAGCCGGCTCGGCGCCGACCTGATCGCCGTCGGCACGTACGAGGAGGCCCACGAGCTGCTCGGCTCGTTCCTCGGCGACGTGCAGGTGCTGACGCCGTGGCGCCCGTTCCTGCCGCGCGTGGCCGACCCCCGGCTCGTGCACACGCTCGGCCGCCTCGCGGACATCCCCGCCCTCGCCCAGCAGCAGCCCGGTGCGCGCGTGGTCGTCGAGATCGAGACGTCGATGGCACGCCACGGCTTCGACCGCCACCACCTCGCCGAGGCCGCCCGCGCGATCGCGGAGGCCGGCCTCACGGTCGAGGGCTTCGCGATGCACCTGCCGATGACCGGCGGCAACCTCGACGAGGCCCGCCTGTGGTGCGCCGTCCTGGAGGCGTCGGCCCTCGAGACCACCACCGTCTTCTGCTCGCACCTGACCCTGACCGAGCTCGAGCAGCTGCGCGGCGAGCGTCCGAACCTCACGCTGCGCCCCCGCGTGGGCACGCAGCTGTGGCTGGGCCGGCTGGACACCCTTGCCGTGCGCGCCACCGTGATGGACGTCCACACCGTGCAGCGTGGCGAGCGGATCGGCTACCGCCAGGGCCGCGTGCCCCGCGCCGGCCACGTGCTGGTGATCGCCGGCGGCACCAGCCACGGCATCGGCCTCGAGGCGCCGCGCGCGGTCGCCGGGGTCGCGGGTCGCGGCAAGGCCGCCGCCAAGGGAGGCCTCGCGGCCGCCGGGCTCGCCCTCTCACCGTTCACGATCGACGGCAAGCTGCGCTGGTTCGCCGAGCCCCCGCACATGCAGGCCAGCATGGTGCTGCTGCCCGAGGGCGCGAAGCTGCCCGCCGTCGGCGACACCGTGACGGCGCAGGTGCGCTACACGATCGCCAGCTTCGACACCGTCCGCGAGATCTGAGAGGCCCGCCCACCCCGAGGGGTGAGCGGGCCCCGGCTCAGTCCTGACCGGCTCCGTCGCCGGGCGCCGGGATCGACGGCTCGGTCGGATCCGGGGACGGCGGAGGCGTCGTGACCGGCGGCGGCGTCGTCGGCGCCGGGGTGGTGGGCGCCGGCGTCGTCGGCTTGGGCGCCGGCGTGGTCGGACGCTTCGTGGGCTCGGTCTTCTTCTTCTCCGGCTCCTTCTTCTTCGGAGCCTGGTTGAAGATCTTCGTGCCCTTCTCGCCCTTGATGTTCGCGCGCGCCGGGAACGAGCCGCACTCCGATCCCTCGAGCGCGCTGTTCATGTACGCGCGGAACGTCTGCGCCGGGTACGTGCCGCCGAAGAACGGGTTGAGGTAGCCCTCGAGCTCCTCGTTGCCCTTGCCGCGGTTGTACATGACGGCCGTGGCCATCTTCGGCGTCGCGCCGACGAACCACGAGGACGAGACGCGCTCGTTGTCGCCGTCGCCGTCGGTGGCCGTGGCCGTTCCGGTCTTGCCAGCCGTGGGGCAGAACGTCCGGGCCTGGACGCCGGAGCCGCTGCGGACCACGGTCTGCATCGCCGCGAGCGTGTCGGCCGCGACGTCCTCGTCGATCGCCTGTGTGGTGGCGACCTTGTGCTCGAAGACCCGGGTGCCGCGCGCATCGTTCACCCGGTCGATGACGAACCAGTCGGCGCGCTTGCCGTCGGCCGCGAGCGTCGCGTACGCGTTGGCCATGTCGATCGGCGACACCGGGGCGTAGCCCAGCGAGACGCCGATGACGGGCTCGATGCGGTCGATCGTGGACTCGGGGATGCCGGCCTCGCGGGCGGCCTCGATGATCTTCTCCGGACCGTCCTCCATCTGGTCGGTCAGGTCGACGAACGCGGTGTTCACCGAGAACTCGGTGGCGCGCTCGAGGTTGATCTGGCCGTACGAGCGACCGCCGGAATCACCCTGGTTCTGGATCTCGGCGTCGCCGATCCGCAGCGGCGCGTTGCCGTTCAGGCTGGTCTGCAGGCTGTAGCCGTTCTCCAGCGCCGCGACCACCGCGAACACCTTGAACGTCGAACCCGGCTGCGTGCCGAGCGTGGCCCAGTTCAGCTGGTTCTTCAGGTAGTCGGGGCCGCCGTACAGCGAGCGGACCGCGCCGGTGCCCGGCTCCACCGAGACGAGCGCGGTGTTGAGCTCGTCGAGGCCGTCGGGACGAACCTCCTTGACGGCGGCCACGGCGTCGTCCTGCATGTCCTTGTCGATCGTGGTGACGACCCGCAGGCCGCCGCCCTCGATCTCGGAGTCGAGGAAGCCCTCGGTGCGCATCTGCTTGCGGACCAGGTCGAGCACGTGACCCTTCGGACCCTCGAACCGCTGGTTGGCGCGCTGCTTCTTGAACTTGGGGAACTTGCCCTTGTGCGCGGCGGCCTGCTCGGCGGTGATCGAGCCCTGCTTGACCATGCCGTCGAGCACGTAGTTGTAGCGCGGCAGCACACGGTCGGCGGCGCCCTCGGCGTACGGGTCGAAGTACGAGGGGTTGTTGATGACGGTGGCCAGGAACGCGGCCTGACCGACGTTGAGCTTCGCGGCCGGCTTGCCGAAGTAGGTGCGCGACGCGACCTCGACCCCGTACGAGCCGTTGCCGTAGTAGATCGTGTTGAGGTAGCCCTCGAGGATCTCGGACTTGGTCAGCTGGTTGTGGATCTTGACCGAGAGGATGGCCTCCTTGATCTTGCGCGTGTACGAGCGCTCCTGGTTCAGGTACAGGATCTTCACGTACTGCTGCGTGATCGTGGAGCCGCCGCCGGTGATCTGGCCGCTCGTGGCGTTGTTGCGCGCGGCGCGGACGATGCCCTTGACGTCGATGCCCTGGTTCTCCCAGAACGTGCGGTCCTCGGCGGCCACGACGGCGTCGCGCATGACCTCGGGGATCTCGTCGAAGTCGAGGCTCTCGCGGTTCTGGGTCGCGAAGCTGCCGAGCTTCGTCTTGCCGTCGGAGTAGTAGACGTTCGTCGTCTCGGTCTGGAAGTCCGCGTTGGGGTCGGGGATCTTCGTGGTGGCGTACAGGATCGCCACGGCGAGCGCGCCGAGGACGAATCCGATCACACCGAGGAACAGCAACCACCGCAGGACGCGCACGGGCCACGACCCGGTGCCGCCGATCCTGCGGGCGAACCGCGAGAGCGGTCCTTTCTTCTGCTTCGTGCGAGTTGACGCCACGAATCGGTTCCTTTCGGAGGACGACTACCAACGAGCCAGTCTGACGGAGATTCCTGAGAAACGAATGACCAGCCGGGCCGGGGTCTCGATATTCGCCCGACTCGATGTATCGTACCGATATAGCCATTCGTGGCATCGAATGGAACCGTGCGGGGAAGGGGGCGACACATGGCACGACGCGGAGCAGCTCTGGAGCTGGCCGTCCTCGGCCTGCTCGCCGACTCGCCCATGCACGGCTACGAGCTGCGCAAGCACGTCAACGGCCTGCTGGGCTGGACCCGGCTGCTGTCCTACGGCACGCTCTACCCCTGCCTCAAGCAGCTCACCCGAGGCGGCTTCATCGCCGCCGACAGCGAGACGTCGCCTCGCGGCAAGCGTCCGCGGATCGTCTACCGGCTCACCGCCGAGGGCAAGGAGTACTTCACCTCCCTGCTCGAGGACGGCGGCCCGTCGGCGTGGGACGACGAGAACTTCGGGGTGCGGTTCGCCCTGTTCGCCCGCACCAGCTCCCCCACCCGGGTTCGCATCCTCGAGGGACGTCGGTCCCGCCTCGAGGAACGCCTCGAGAACGTCCGTTCGGCCGCGGTCCAGCGCCGCGAGCGGATGGACGCCTACACCCGAGAACTCCAGCGACACGGCCTCGAGTCCGTGGAGCGCGAGATCAACTGGTTGACCGAGTTGATCGACCGTGAGCGCGCCGACGCGTTCACGGAGCAGGAAGAAACCAGTACGACAGACAAGGAAAAGTGAGGTCTCCATGAGTTCGGAGAACAAGGTCCGCGTGGCCATCGTCGGCGTTGGAAACTGCGCCACGTCCCTGATCCAGGGCGTCGAGTTCTACAAGGACGCCGACCCGGAGGGCACCGTCCCCGGGCTCATGCACGTCTCGTTCGGCCCGTACCACGTCGGTGACGTGGAGTTCGTCGCCGCGTTCGACGTCGACGCCAAGAAGGTCGGCTTCGACCTGTCCGAGGCCACGCAGGCCAGCGAGAACAACACCATCAAGATCACCGACGTCCCGCCGCTCGGCGTGACCGTGCAGCGTGGTCCGACGCTCGACGGCCTGGGCAAGTACTACCGCCAGACCATCGAGGAGTCCGACGCCGAGGCCGTCGACGTCGTCCAGGTCCTCAAGGACACCCAGGCCGACGTGCTGGTCTCGTACCTGCCCGTGGGCTCGGAGGAGGCCGACAAGTTCTACGCGCAGTGCGCCATCGACGCGAAGGTCGCGTTCGTCAACGCCCTGCCCGTGTTCATCGCGTCCGACCCCGAGTGGGCCAAGAAGTTCGAGGACGCCGGCGTCCCGATCATCGGCGACGACATCAAGAGCCAGGTCGGCGCCACCATCACGCACCGCGTCATGGCGAAGCTGTTCGAGGACCGGGGCGTCGCCCTGGACCGCACGTACCAGCTGAACGTCGGCGGCAACATGGACTTCAAGAACATGCTCGAGCGCGAGCGCCTGGAGTCCAAGAAGGTGTCGAAGACGCAGGCCGTCACGTCCAACCTGCACGGCTCGCTGGCCGGCAAGGTCGACGACAAGAACGTCCACATCGGTCCCTCGGACTACGTGGCGTGGCTCGACGACCGCAAGTGGGCCTACGTGCGCCTCGAGGGCCGCGCGTTCGGCGACGCGCCCCTGAACCTGGAGTACAAGCTCGAGGTCTGGGACTCGCCGAACTCGGCCGGCATCATCATCGACGCCATCCGCGCGGCGAAGATCGCCAAGGACCGTGGCGTCTCGGGCGCCCTGCTCTCGGCCTCGTCCTACCTGATGAAGTCGCCGCCGGAGCAGCGTCCCGACGAGGAGGGCCGCGCCCGCCTCGAGGCCTTCATCGAGGGCACCGAGGAGCGCTGAGCCAGCCTCACCCCCTGTAGTGAGCGACGCACCGGATCCTTCGGGATCCGGTGCGTCTCTCGTCTCGGGCGGCCGTAGCATGCGGTCGTGACGACCTACCTGTCCTTCCTGCTGTTCGCGACGCTGCTGGCGGTCGCCCCGGGACCGGACACCTTCCTGACCCTGCGCGCCTCCGTGGTCGGCGGCCGCCGCCGCGGCCTGTTCACCGCCGCCGGCATCACGCTGGCCTGCGCGGTG carries:
- a CDS encoding siderophore-interacting protein, which codes for MAKASELVKPDRQQLIRLEVLRSERISPHFQRVTVGGGSIEQFTPMGWDQWFRMFIPTAGETGLDQLPDRVNLLGYLRYLRIDKGERPVLRNYTVRAFRSVGVDGPELDIDFVLHGNVEDGTAGPASTWAQTCRPGDPIGIVDEGIAFNPGRGTDRVLLLADETGVPAVAGVLSSLPDSATGTAILEVPTQEDRFDLSHPPGVDVWWLSRPPEAHAGDIALPALVTVPPGTDVHAFLVGEQSMVQGARRHLVAAGVPKDRISFVGYWRRGAAGH
- a CDS encoding transglycosylase domain-containing protein is translated as MASTRTKQKKGPLSRFARRIGGTGSWPVRVLRWLLFLGVIGFVLGALAVAILYATTKIPDPNADFQTETTNVYYSDGKTKLGSFATQNRESLDFDEIPEVMRDAVVAAEDRTFWENQGIDVKGIVRAARNNATSGQITGGGSTITQQYVKILYLNQERSYTRKIKEAILSVKIHNQLTKSEILEGYLNTIYYGNGSYGVEVASRTYFGKPAAKLNVGQAAFLATVINNPSYFDPYAEGAADRVLPRYNYVLDGMVKQGSITAEQAAAHKGKFPKFKKQRANQRFEGPKGHVLDLVRKQMRTEGFLDSEIEGGGLRVVTTIDKDMQDDAVAAVKEVRPDGLDELNTALVSVEPGTGAVRSLYGGPDYLKNQLNWATLGTQPGSTFKVFAVVAALENGYSLQTSLNGNAPLRIGDAEIQNQGDSGGRSYGQINLERATEFSVNTAFVDLTDQMEDGPEKIIEAAREAGIPESTIDRIEPVIGVSLGYAPVSPIDMANAYATLAADGKRADWFVIDRVNDARGTRVFEHKVATTQAIDEDVAADTLAAMQTVVRSGSGVQARTFCPTAGKTGTATATDGDGDNERVSSSWFVGATPKMATAVMYNRGKGNEELEGYLNPFFGGTYPAQTFRAYMNSALEGSECGSFPARANIKGEKGTKIFNQAPKKKEPEKKKTEPTKRPTTPAPKPTTPAPTTPAPTTPPPVTTPPPSPDPTEPSIPAPGDGAGQD
- a CDS encoding PadR family transcriptional regulator; the encoded protein is MARRGAALELAVLGLLADSPMHGYELRKHVNGLLGWTRLLSYGTLYPCLKQLTRGGFIAADSETSPRGKRPRIVYRLTAEGKEYFTSLLEDGGPSAWDDENFGVRFALFARTSSPTRVRILEGRRSRLEERLENVRSAAVQRRERMDAYTRELQRHGLESVEREINWLTELIDRERADAFTEQEETSTTDKEK
- a CDS encoding inositol-3-phosphate synthase, with the translated sequence MSSENKVRVAIVGVGNCATSLIQGVEFYKDADPEGTVPGLMHVSFGPYHVGDVEFVAAFDVDAKKVGFDLSEATQASENNTIKITDVPPLGVTVQRGPTLDGLGKYYRQTIEESDAEAVDVVQVLKDTQADVLVSYLPVGSEEADKFYAQCAIDAKVAFVNALPVFIASDPEWAKKFEDAGVPIIGDDIKSQVGATITHRVMAKLFEDRGVALDRTYQLNVGGNMDFKNMLERERLESKKVSKTQAVTSNLHGSLAGKVDDKNVHIGPSDYVAWLDDRKWAYVRLEGRAFGDAPLNLEYKLEVWDSPNSAGIIIDAIRAAKIAKDRGVSGALLSASSYLMKSPPEQRPDEEGRARLEAFIEGTEER
- a CDS encoding alanine racemase, encoding MAFDLEIRAADWRAHLAATHAALPGLVPVVKGNGYGLGRQRLAHEASRLGADLIAVGTYEEAHELLGSFLGDVQVLTPWRPFLPRVADPRLVHTLGRLADIPALAQQQPGARVVVEIETSMARHGFDRHHLAEAARAIAEAGLTVEGFAMHLPMTGGNLDEARLWCAVLEASALETTTVFCSHLTLTELEQLRGERPNLTLRPRVGTQLWLGRLDTLAVRATVMDVHTVQRGERIGYRQGRVPRAGHVLVIAGGTSHGIGLEAPRAVAGVAGRGKAAAKGGLAAAGLALSPFTIDGKLRWFAEPPHMQASMVLLPEGAKLPAVGDTVTAQVRYTIASFDTVREI
- a CDS encoding lipid II:glycine glycyltransferase FemX, with product MSLHVRTIGPDQHLAFVASRGSASFLQTPAWAAVKGEWRGESIGWFRRDELVGVGLVLYRQVPKLKRYLAYLPEGPVLDWSGDVAEALDAMRTHLKANGAFGIRMGPALVTRRWGAATLKAALADDVLTRLGDVPADHTDDAAVAVADQLRSLGWKEQAAEGGFSAGQPKYNFQVPLAGRSEDDVLAGMNQLWRRNIRKAAKQGVEVTTGIREDLAEFHRVYVETAERDHFTPRPLSYFETMWDAMTAEDPQRLRLYLARHEGDLVAATTLVQVGTHAWYSYGASTTAKREVRGSNAVQWQMMRDSLAGGAEVYDLRGITDTLDTDDSHVGLLQFKVGTGGEAVEYLGEWDLPINKPLYAAFTAYMKRRG
- a CDS encoding siderophore-interacting protein, whose protein sequence is MKTFVATVLGRRVLTPHLVSITLGDIDAWESTGIPDEYVRLLLPPRPGAPVVLPEIGEDWSITYPEGAEELVPRVYTISDHRIVDGRVRVDIDVALHDHGVGSDWARKCEPGDRVGILEPHGLYRPAADATDQLLVCDLTGVPALARILRGLEPEVRADVHVVLTDAADEVPLPSVADVAVTWQVVENDHDIPDAIEAVVRGRDLPADPSGRYVWVAGEARAGRATRKHLRRELGWPQTSFYTCGYWQIEAEKWNARYQQVAEQVQAQAMEAYQRAGEDEGAYLDELDTIYESVGL